The Bradyrhizobium barranii subsp. barranii genome segment GCGCGGTCATGTCCCGCTGCATGAGTCGGCCGGCAAGGCGATCGGCGAGCTCGTCGCCAGCGGCGCGCTCCCGCTTTCCATCATCGATATGGCCGACTTCAAGCACGGAGGGCTGCAGGAATTCTTCAATACCTTCGTCCCGGCGCTGATGCGGCACATGCGCGGCGTCGTGCACCTCGTCATCGAAGAGGCCCACGAATTCGCGCCGAAGGAACGGGCCGGCATCGGCGCCGAGAACCTCGCCATTCATAATGCCAAGAAGCTGGCCACGGCCGGCCGGTCAAAAGGCATCCGGATGATGGTGCTGACCCAGCGCACCCAGGCCCTGCACAACGCCGTGCTCGGCAGCTGCGACACCATGATTGCACACCGCCTGACGGCGCCGGCGGACCAGGAGCCGGTCAAGAAATGGCTGAAGGCCAACGTCGACAAGACGACCTTCGAAAGCGTCTCGACGACCCTCTCGTCGCTCAAGACCGGGTCGGGCTGGATCTGCAGCGGCGAGGCCCAAGTCGCTGAGCTCCGGCAGTTTCCGAAGATCTCGACATACGACAACTCCGCGACGCCGACGGGGGACATGGCCGACCAGCAGGTCAAGACGGCGGCCGTCGATCGCGAACGGCTCCGCGCCATCATCGGCGACGCCGTCAAGCAGGTCGAGAGCGACGACCCTGGGCACCTGCGCGCCGAGATCGCCAGGCTGAATTCCCGCATGGCCAATTGGGCCGCTCACGAAGATGCCAGCGCCGATGCGATCGCGGCGGCCGACAGGCGTGGCTACGAGCGCGGCTTCTGGGAAGCGGCCAGCCAGGCCAAGGTCGCTTACGAGACCCTGAAGGAGCAGGTTCGCGGTACCGTCCGAGGCTTCGCTGACTCCCTCGTGCAGAACATAGCCGCCGAGACAATCGAGTTTACCCAATCGGGCTCGCCTGTTGCGCCTCCAAGCGCATCTCCGTCCCCGAGACCCGCGGCCGTTCCCACCGGCCGCGCCCCAACGCCGGCGGCGAGCGGCGATGGCTCCCTTCCCGGCCCGCAACAGCGCATTCTCAACTCGCTGGCGACGTGGCGGCGGCTCGGCCACGACAAGCCCTCGAATGCCCAGATCGCCTGGCTGGCTGGTTACAGCCCGTCCTCGACCTCCTACACGAACCCGCGCAGCGCACTGAAGACCGGCGGACTTATCGACTATCCGATGGCCGATCACCTGGCCCTCACCGCTGCTGGTGTCGCGAAAGCGGTGGAGTTCAAGCTGAACGGTTCGTTGCTCGACTTCGTGCTCGGCAACCTCCCCGGGCCAGAAGCGCGCATCCTGACCTCCATCGCCCACCATTATCCGCGCGCGGTACCGAACGCGACCGCGGCCGAGGGCGCCCAGTATTCGCCGAGCTCGACCAGCTACACCAATCCGCGGAGCGCGCTGCGCACCAAGGATCTCATCGACTATCCCGAGAAGGACCACGTCCGCGCCGCGGAATGGTTGTTCGCAGCGTAGGGGCGCACCACGATGAATCTCGGCCGAACGCAAAAATCCGGTGATGACCGTGGCCAGGCCGAATTGGCAGCGGCGGTCGAGCTCAGTGCCGGCGTAAATTACGGGCGAAGCGTGAGGAGTGAACCGCTGATGATGACCGGCCCCCGCCCCAGCGATGTCCGGTACCGTGTCGAGCCCGGCGACGTCCCGCCGGAGAAGGCCGCGCGGCGCCTGCACCTGACCCTTGACCGGTTCAACGAGCTCCTGCCGAGGCTTCAGGCGCGCGGCTTCCCTCCGCCCGACCCGGACACCGGCATGTTCGACCTCGAGCAGATCGACCGGTGGAGAAAAGACCGCCATGGAACCGATCCGGCATTGACGGGACGCCCCGACACCGCGCAGCCTACCGCCCCGGCCAGGAGCATGGGAGAGCGGTTTGCGGCCAAGAAGCGGAGCGGGCATGGTTGACCTGCCGCGATACGTTCACGGCGAGAAAAAGCCAAGCGGACGCAGGTATTTCGCCTATCAGCGTTACCGCGGCACGCCGAAGGCTTGGCCGCGAGTTCCTTTGCCGGCCGATCCCCTCAGCGTCGAATTCGCCACCCGGGCGAAGCTGTGCGAGCAACTGGCTGCCGTCAGGGACGACAATATCTGGCATTGGAAGTTCGTCGACGAGGCCGGCCGCGGGCATGACTTGCCAGCGCCGGATGACGCCGAGAAGTTCTGGACAGCCGTGGAGAAAGCGGTCGAGGTCGCGAAGCAGTTTGCCGCCGGCGAGCGCCGGACATTCCGGGCGCTGATCACCGACTTCAAGGCCAGCGCCGCGTTCAAGCTGAAGGGGAACGACCCGTCGGCGTCGGCGGAGGAGCAGCCGACGGCAGCGCGGCCGGGCGCGAAGCGGAAGCCGGGCCGGCGCAGTGTCGGCGGGCTCTCGAAATCCACCCGAGGGCAATACAGCCGCCATTTCCGCGAGATCGAGGAGAATTGGGGCGACGATCCGGTGCGGGCATTGACGACCGTCGATGCACAAGCCGCGATCGACGTCTTCTCCGAGCTCGGCATGCCCTCTGCCGGCCGAGCGTTCCGCGCCACCATCTCTCGCCTGATCGACTGGGGGATCCCCCGCGGCTACGCCGAGGTCAACGTCATCGAGAAGACCGAGAAGCCGCACGAGGACGGCACCTATGAGCCGTGGGCGCCCTGGGCCTTCGAGCATTTCTTCGCCAACGCCCGCCTCGGCCTCCACATGCCGGTCTATTCGGCCCTGTTCACCGGCCAGCGCATCAGCGACGTCGTGGAGATGAAGCGGCCGCAGGACGGCGTCCGCGAGATGCCGATCATCGCCCAGAAGACAAACGGGATCGTCCCGATCCAGATCCATTCCGAGTACCGGGCCATCATCAAGGCGACTGGCCAGGATCATGAGAAACTCCACCTCCGGGAGGACGGCGAGCCGTGGACCTATGAGGGGTTCAAAACGGCTTGGCAGCGGGAATTGAACCGGGACGTCTTCAAGCGCTTCCGCGAGGAGCGCGTCGTCTTCCACGGGATCCGGAAGAACGCCGTCAACAACCTCCTCGAGGTCGGCTGCTCCGAGGCGCTGGTCGCCGCCATCATCAAGATGAGCCCAGCGATGGTGCACCACTATTCGAAGCGGGTGAACCAGTTCCGGCTGGCGCGCGCTGCCATGCAGCAGTTCGAGGCCGGCTGGGCAGAACTCCGGCCGCACGTCCTCGGCAACCTCAAGATCATCACATGAGAGCGTCTACAAACCCCCTCTCCGGCCGCCCATTATCGCCCGTTAAGGGGGCGCGTCTTGTAGACAGCTTCGTTGAAATTGCTCCGGAAAACCCCTTGGCCATATTTCTTTTAATCACGGGGTCCTGGGTTCGAGCCCCAGCGCGCTCACCAAGCCGAAACAATAACTTAAGCGAAATCACAAGCCGACCGAAAAAGCCGTGTGTGGGCACCGTGTTGGCAAATTGATTGCCGATCTGAGCGTCGAGGATGGCAGCACGGCAATTGCTCGCGATCGCCATGAGGCCGGCGCGCTCAAGCGGCAGCACGCCCTCCCCGTCCGCCAGATCCAGGCAGATGCGCTCCATGCGCGCGAAAAGAGCCCCACTAGGGCCGGCGCAACACCCCAAGCAGGTCGGCGACATCGATCACATCAAGGTCTTCGCGACGGTGGACGCCGCGGAACGATGGCTTGAGGAGAACGCCCCGGAGGGCGTCGCCTTCGAATACGATGTGATCGAGTGACGTGGAGCGGATAATCAGCGCCACATCGTTGGTGGGTTCAAGGCCTCGCGACCCGCTGCTTTCAACGCGTCGGTTGAGAACTGTCCATGTGCCGCGGCATCGAGCAGCTTCGAAGCAACGTACGCTCTGGCGCCCGTCTCGCTTACAGGAATATTTTCGCAAACTTCCTCGAGCACCGCCCTGAGCAGCGCAGTCATTTCAGCATCAAACACGCCGAACTCCCGAAATTGAGAGAATATTGAACGCTGCACAAGCGGAATATATTCGCTTGGCAGCGTTCGCCGCGTATTCCGGTCTGGGCTCTGAAATCCCAGCGCCTTCCAAATTGGCACCTGTCTGTCAAAGTAATGTGACAGCTTCCTCGGCCACATCAACAGGAGTTTGCAGGGCCCGCCAAGGCCCGCCAGCGTGAACCGGCAGCCTGAAACCTTCCCAGGTTTCGTACGTAAAATCTCTATCCGAGGTTTTTGTTAGTTCCCATCTCGGGGCTGGAAATGAACACCGCCGCCGGGACAATGTATTAGAGCCCGGCGGCGTATTTGTTAGCGCCTGAACCGGCGCGCGCCTCGAGCGGCGGCTTCCACCTGAATTTGTAGGGCAGATTTTTTTCTAACCTGAGTTAGTTTTTTCTATGCCCAGCGTCGACTACCCCAATTTTTCTGCGCGTAGAGCAAGGGGTCGACCGGGTGGTTCAACAACTGGAACTGGAGGATTGGGCCTGGCAAATAGCCGCCGACGTGTATCGCTTGAATCTGTATAGCCGACTCACCGGACGAGCGGCCCCGGGAGACGCCGTTTCAGACGAACAGCTTGCCAGAGCAATCCGCGAAAGCTTCACTCAAACGAACGACGGCGCCTATCGAGAAATGGTTGAGTTAGCGACCGATGCCGCTTTATCGGCCTACGATCGTGTCGTCTCACGCAATGTCAAACAGGCGCGCACTCAACTAGCGAACTAACGGCTCGTCGGCGGATGATGACTAGCCTGCCCCGCAAGAGAACCCCGCCGACCTTGTGAGCCGGCGGGCTTATCTCTACCGCTTCAACCGGCGGCGATGCGTCATCAGCCGTTACCGGACGCCACTCCGATGCATTGATGCCGCAATCGGCGCGATGTTATGCTAGTCGCAGAACCGGGAGTTTCTCGATGCGCAAAATCGCCGCCGCTGTCATGTTTGCCCTGATCGGACAGACCGCATTGGCTCAGGACCATGTTCCAATGTACGGCGAGTCCAAGGACAAGACGGAGGCCGAGAAGGCGGACGACATTCGGGCCGAGCGCGCCTATCAACGCTCCCTCGGCAATGTTCCCAACCAGAAGGCAGTCGATCCGTGGGGAACTGCCCGCGGCGACGAAGCGAAGAAGCCGGCCACGCCGGCCAAACCGGTAGTGAAACATTCGTCCAAGGCCAAGAGCGGCAGCCCCCCCAACTAGCGAATTCTAAAGGGGGGCCGCCAGCGCGAACCGGCGGGTCAGCGCTTCGCTGCGTTGCCAGCTAATTCCATCGCGAGATCTAGGGCTGCGATTCCAATTTGGTCGGTCGGACGGGATCTACAGCGCTGGTCCATCCAAGCAATTATCGCTGTGAAGTCACCGCCTCCGACAATCGCCTCTATCATAGAGCGACGGCCGGCGAGGCTGCCATCGAGCATCCAGCCAAAGCTTATGCCGTGGCGACGGCAATAGCCGGCCAATTCTTGTGAAGCGCAGAAGCCTGGTGCGTGCGGAGCCGGCTCCTGAGCGCGGTGGCCAAGGGCTACGAGTGTTGGTCCACGGGTCTGCAACCTTGGGGAAAACGCTCCCTAGGTCAGTCGGGCTGCATTTTCCGAATCAACCAGATGTGCGCGCGTTCGCGCGTGATCTTGCCGGGGGTGTGCGTGAGCCAGTTTCTGTCCGTGCTGCTATTGCTGACGACACTAACGCTGACGGTGTGTTTCGGCGTGGCTGCCTGGCGCCAGTCGGCCGGCAGAGATGCCGATATCACCGCCACCATTTCACATCGGGAAACCGGCTGGAGGTCGGAACGGAGCAACTGAGACCTTGCGCTCGCTCTTGCGAGAGAGTTTTGAAGTCACCGTTGGCGCGCGCCAGTTCGATTACGATGCCCCCCGGGCTTGATCTCGAAAATGCATCGGGGCGCAGCAGCCCCTGTTGCGGGCTTCAAGTCGAGCGGCCCCTCACGGATAACGCCTCGGTGAATGAAACCGTTCGCCGCATCACGCGAAGCACTCAGGAAACAATCCGGGTCCAATCTCCCGTCACCCACGAGGGGATCTCAAAATGATTATTCTGAAGGTCTTTGCTGTTGTTCTTGGCGCTGGCATCCTTTTCACGATGTACTCAGGGGACCTAGGCGCAGACGTCGTGCTTGCCATCGTGTCCTGCTTGGCATGACAAGAAGACCGGCCAACGTGAACTTGAGGGCCAGTAATGCCAACTGCTTCGCTTGAACTATCTTCAGCTTTCCGGAGCCGACGTCGCAGCCGGCACACTCAGCGGCGCTCCCCCAACTGAAACCGGCCCGACAGACTTCGACTGCCGAACCATCCGCTTCCGCATCGCTGCCGACAGTCCATAGCGCGCATTCGCTTTTCGGATCGAGGACGTGACGTCCGACATCATTGCATTTTGCAGCGTATCGACCTTCGCAATGAGCGTGGACAGCTGCGAAGATATCTTCCTCACATCCACCCGTTCGTCCGTGATGCTCTGCCGCAGAGACAACAGCACCATTGAATCCTGCTGCAGCAGAGCTGCATTCTGCTGCAAGGCGTGGTTGCTCTCCTGCAGCGAAGCCGTGTGTTGCTGCTGGGCCGACTGAATGTCCTTCAAGGCAGCGGCAACCGGATCCGCCTTTGGCGCGGAAGCTTCCCGGCGCGGAAGCAGTTCAGCCAGACTGCTGAGATTCGGCGACGGAAGATCGGCCGGCAATGTATAGATCGCCGCCGCACCATTGATGGCCAAGGCACACACCGACAGTGCCAGGACCGATTTCCGGCGGGACCGCCTGCTCGATGCCGGAGCTTCCGGGGCTGCGGGCTCGAGTGCTGCGACTGCGAGCGCGAGCGCCGCGGGGTCGAGTTGTTCGACGAGGCCTTGCGCCTCGGATGTCGTGGTCATGTCCATTGACCTCAAATGAGCGAGCAACAGGAAGCCGACGCCGGAACGTCCTCGCGACGGCTCCTCTACGCAGCACCCACCTACAACTGCCTAGAATTGTGGGCATTTTGGATTAATTCCACGTTAGCGACATGGCCGCCTGGCAGGCCCGGCCGCCCCGGCCGATTACGGGGGGCGAAGGGACGGAATGAGTCACGCGGCAGCCTGCTTCGAAGCACCAAAGCCGAGAGACAAGGCCCCTGAAAGGTGTAAGATTCACGAGAACCGGAGGAACGGCATGTTTGAAATCAGCGGTTTCGACACGGCAGGCGTCGTCAGCCTCAAGCGGCTGTCACTCGCGGCCGCCCTCAAGAAGGCCCGAGAGCTTGTCGAAGACGGGTGCTGGGACGTTCAGATCGTCGATCCGGCTGGGCGCGTGCACACCTCGTTTGAGGAGCAGGCCGCTTAGCGTGGCGCTGGACCGGCTCCGCGGCTAGCTCATCAAGAGCACGCTGATCAGGAGCACACTGATCCGGAGCACACCCGGCCTCACGCCTGACGGCCCGTCCCTCAGTACCGCCGATAGTAATTCTCTGGCCGGTCCTGGAATTGTAGTGGAACCGTGCCGTTGGGGTAGCAGACACCGTCGCGGATATCGACGTCAGCACCGTGGCCACATGGCACCGGACGCCGGCGCATTCCATAGTAAGGCCGCGGGCCCTGATAGTACCCCTGCAGTGCCGCCTGGTCTTCGGGACGGAGATAGCCGTTGGGATAGCACATCCCGTCGCGGGCGCTCTGATCCCAATGATCACCGCACGGCGACGGATGTCTCGGCACGCCGCGATACTGCACCTCGAGCGGGCGTTCGACAGCTGCGGCAGGCGCCGTTGCACCGCCATGAAGAGCAAGGATTGTCGCAATAGTGGTGATCAACATCGAAGCGGTCTTCCAAGGCCGCAAGATAGACAAGCCCTCTGAATGACGCCTGAACGCGACGGGAGCGCCACGACCATCAGGGTCGGCCGATGGCACGATGGCGGCCACCGCGCTGCACTGGACACTGCAGCTGCGGTTCCATGGGCCTTGCCACAAAAGCCGGGAGACAACGCCCTCGAAAGGTGTAAGATTCAGGAAAACCGGAGGAACGGCATGTTTGAAATCAGCGGTTTCGACACGGCAGGCGTCGTCAGCCTCAAGCGGCTGTCACTCGCGGCCGCCCTCAAGAAGGCCCGAGAGCTCGTCGAAGACGGCTGCTGGGACGTTCAGATCGTCGATCCGGCTGGGGAGGTCTACACCTCGTTCGAGGAGCAAGCCGCTTAGTCGCCCGCCCTTCGGCACTTTTCAGAAATCACCCGTCCGGTCCGATCACGCTTCGCGAGCCGTGATCGTGATCGTGATCGAAATGAAAACCCCAGCGCCTGGTAGGGAGCGCTGGGGCGTTTTCAAAATATCAATCGGTAAAAGCAATGAGGCCTTCATAGCACCGGTCTCGAAGCGCGAGTGTGAACTGGTTCACACGGCTCCGCCGATCTTCGCGTACCGCGCCCGGGTATAGCTATCCGCCTCGGCCGACGTTGGACGAGGCATTATTGAGCCAGCGCGCCGTTGCTTCATCGCTCCAGCCGGGGACCGCGAAGCGCACGCGAGGATTCACTTCCGTGCCGAAACGATCGACCGGAGGATGGCGCGTCGCAGGATTGTGCGCACGAGCGTGGTGCGCGGCGTCTGCAGACGTGCACAAGACGATCAAGAGGCCCAGGGCCAAAACAAGACGCATCGTATCGGCTCCAATCGAGTCCGTTCCCGCTCATGTAATACGCCGACCG includes the following:
- a CDS encoding helicase HerA domain-containing protein translates to MTFSFPPAVLEQHSAFLGKTGSGKTSTAKLAVEQILRDNPRARICVLDPIKSDWWGLTSSADGRAAGLPFYILGGPRGHVPLHESAGKAIGELVASGALPLSIIDMADFKHGGLQEFFNTFVPALMRHMRGVVHLVIEEAHEFAPKERAGIGAENLAIHNAKKLATAGRSKGIRMMVLTQRTQALHNAVLGSCDTMIAHRLTAPADQEPVKKWLKANVDKTTFESVSTTLSSLKTGSGWICSGEAQVAELRQFPKISTYDNSATPTGDMADQQVKTAAVDRERLRAIIGDAVKQVESDDPGHLRAEIARLNSRMANWAAHEDASADAIAAADRRGYERGFWEAASQAKVAYETLKEQVRGTVRGFADSLVQNIAAETIEFTQSGSPVAPPSASPSPRPAAVPTGRAPTPAASGDGSLPGPQQRILNSLATWRRLGHDKPSNAQIAWLAGYSPSSTSYTNPRSALKTGGLIDYPMADHLALTAAGVAKAVEFKLNGSLLDFVLGNLPGPEARILTSIAHHYPRAVPNATAAEGAQYSPSSTSYTNPRSALRTKDLIDYPEKDHVRAAEWLFAA
- a CDS encoding site-specific integrase, producing the protein MVDLPRYVHGEKKPSGRRYFAYQRYRGTPKAWPRVPLPADPLSVEFATRAKLCEQLAAVRDDNIWHWKFVDEAGRGHDLPAPDDAEKFWTAVEKAVEVAKQFAAGERRTFRALITDFKASAAFKLKGNDPSASAEEQPTAARPGAKRKPGRRSVGGLSKSTRGQYSRHFREIEENWGDDPVRALTTVDAQAAIDVFSELGMPSAGRAFRATISRLIDWGIPRGYAEVNVIEKTEKPHEDGTYEPWAPWAFEHFFANARLGLHMPVYSALFTGQRISDVVEMKRPQDGVREMPIIAQKTNGIVPIQIHSEYRAIIKATGQDHEKLHLREDGEPWTYEGFKTAWQRELNRDVFKRFREERVVFHGIRKNAVNNLLEVGCSEALVAAIIKMSPAMVHHYSKRVNQFRLARAAMQQFEAGWAELRPHVLGNLKIIT